From a region of the Impatiens glandulifera chromosome 4, dImpGla2.1, whole genome shotgun sequence genome:
- the LOC124936241 gene encoding CDP-diacylglycerol--serine O-phosphatidyltransferase 1-like — MEQNGNMRSRTTRVTYPQENRCVSPSSSSTIEDEFDPWTAWAYRPHTISLLLIGACFLVWASGALDPGSGSLGDVVTSVKRGIWAMIAVYLAYSLLQAPSTLLIRPHPAIWRLVHGMAVIYLVALSFLLFQSRDDARQFMKFLHPDLGVELPERSYGSDCRIYIAENPTNRFKNVYETIFDEFVLAHILGWWGKAIMIRNQPLLWALSISFESMELTFRHMLPNFNECWWDSIILDVLICNWFGIWAGMYTVRYFDGRTYEWVGISRQPNIMGKVRRTLGQFTPAQWDKDEWHPLLGPLRFIQVLFLCISFLTVELNTFFLKFCLWIPPRNPLIVYRLILWWLIAIPAIREYNSYLQDRKSVKKVGAFCWLSLAICIVELLICIKFGNGLFPKRMPVWLVIFWTSVGTVLAVFLVVWSWHLNRSLGRKRK; from the exons ATGGAACAGAACGGTAATATGAGAAGTAGGACGACTAGGGTTACTTATCCTCAAGAAAACAGATGCGTCAgcccatcatcatcatcaaccaTTGAAGATGAATTTGATCCATGGACGGCTTGGGCATACAGACCTCACACAATATCTCTACTGCTTATTGGTGCATGTTTTCTTGT TTGGGCAAGTGGAGCTCTTGACCCAGGAAGTGGTTCATTAGGAGATGTTGTTACTTCAGTTAAAAG GGGTATATGGGCAATGATTGCAGTATATCTTGCTTATTCCTTGCTGCAAGCCCCATCAAC ATTACTGATTAGACCACACCCAGCAATTTGGCGTCTGGTTCATGGCATGGCTGTTATTTACCTTGTCGCTCTAAGTTTTCTTCTTTTCCAG AGTCGTGATGATGCTAGGCAATTCATGAAGTTTCTACATCCTGATCTTGGTGTTG AACTCCCTGAAAGATCCTATGGTTCTGACTGTCGGatatatattgctgagaatcCCACAAACAGGTTTAAGAATGTTTAT GAGACAATTTTTGATGAGTTTGTTCTGGCTCATATTCTGGGGTGGTGGGGTAAAGCTATAATGATCCGCAATCAACCTCTTCTTTGGGCACTCTCAATAAGTTTCGAGTCGATGGAG CTTACCTTCCGCCACATGTTGCCTAATTTCAATGAGTGCTGGTGGGATAGCATCATCCTCGATGTGCTTATTTGCAACTGGTTTG GTATCTGGGCTGGAATGTACACTGTTCGATATTTCGATGGAAGAACATACGAATGGGTTGGTATAAGTAGGCAACCTAACATTATGGGGAAG GTTAGACGAACATTAGGTCAATTTACACCAGCCCAGTGGGATAAAGACGAGTGGCATCCCCTACTTGGCCCTTTGCGGTTCATACAAGTTCTTTTCTTATGTATTAGCTTCTTAACAGTGGAGCTTAACACATTCTTTCTCAAGTTTTGTCTTTGGATTCCTCCAAGAAATCCACTCATCGTCTATAGATTGATCTTGTGGTGGCTAATTGCAATCCCAGCCATCCGTGAATACAATTCCTACCTGCAGGACAG AAAATCGGTAAAGAAGGTTGGTGCTTTCTGTTGGCTTTCTCTGGCAATCTGCATAGTTGAATTGCTCATCTGCATCAAATTTGGAAATG GGCTGTTTCCGAAACGAATGCCCGTTTGGTTAGTGATATTCTGGACGTCTGTTGGAACAGTGCTCGCGGTGTTCTTAGTTGTATGGTCGTGGCATCTTAACCGttctttgggaagaaagaggaAATGA